Proteins encoded together in one Zonotrichia leucophrys gambelii isolate GWCS_2022_RI chromosome 1, RI_Zleu_2.0, whole genome shotgun sequence window:
- the CRLF2 gene encoding cytokine receptor-like factor 2 gives MRLIFQAYSMIFILGNMVASQSQSSGGEDAINTTIINFNNEKMQITWATRELFPNENVSFFYKFGEGKNKVWKPCTTYLLDQDYNSGCLFKTEGPTLTISIRNSNGSDVLFSKNLKADFYIKPSPPENVTFFWKEDTVTVSCNKPERNAWCLRFELQYKSKFDKEWQSRTSKCCSIGEQGFDPSKCYSFRARLTRLVPHCNVVKYSSGWAAETFWMNGTLLDSCDDDITPQSKTVIILSCSLAVILMMLILLILLCKWQRVQMSVLPAIPDPKYPFADLFNDHNGNLQEWLDKNDHVVLQTKLEYEEPESITEAESQQEDGKNSDKQGPLEKIFTFSGAAENNDGKGAEIACLIPAPNTTAPFAGFHIIMNDDMYVML, from the exons ATGAGACTCATCTTTCAAGCATATTCAATGATCTTCATACTAGGCAATATGGTGGCTTCTCAGTCACAATCATCTG GTGGGGAAGATGCCATCAACACCACAATAATCAACTTCAATAACGAGAAGATGCAGATCACATGGGCAACAAGAGAGCTTTTTCCCAATGAGAATGTGTCATTTTTTTACAA ATTTGGTGAAGGCAAGAACAAAGTTTGGAAGCCATGTACCACCTATTTATTGGATCAAGATTATAATTCTGGATGTCTTTTTAAGACAGAAGGACCTACCCTTACCATTTCTATCAGGAACAGCAATGGAAGTGATGTGCTTTTTTCCAAAAATctaaaagctgatttttaca tAAAGCCCAGTCCACCAGAAAATGTGACCTTCTTCTGGAAAGAGGACACTGTTACTGTAAGCTGTAATAAACCTGAGAGAAATGCATGGTGCTTGAGATTTGAGCTTCAGTACAAAAGCAAGTTTGACAAAGAGTGGCAA TCCAGAACCTCCAAGTGCTGCAGTATTGGAGAGCAAGGCTTCGATCCCAGTAAGTGCTACTCTTTCCGGGCCAGACTGACGAGACTGGTACCACACTGCAATGTGGTTAAATACAGCAGTGGCTGGGCAGCTGAAACATTTTGGATGAATGGCACGTTATTAG ATTCATGTGATGATGATATAACTCCTCAGTCAAAGACAGTAATTATTTTAAGTTGTTCGCTGGCGGTAATCTTAATGATGCTTATCCTCCTGATTCTTCTGTGTAAGTGGCAGag GGTTCAGATGTCAGTCCTGCCTGCTATACCAGACCCAAAATACCCATTTGCTGATCTCTTCAATGATCATAATGGAAACTTACAG GAATGGCTAGACAAAAATGATCATGTGGTGTTGCAAACCAAACTGGAATATGAAGAACCAGAGTCCATCACTGAGGCAGAAAGCCAGCAAGAAGATGGGAAGAACAGTGACAAACAGGGGCCTTTGGAAAAAATCTTCACtttttcaggagcagctgaaaaTAATGATGGCAAAGGAGCTGAGATTGCTTGCCTGATACCAGCACCCAACACTACAGCTCCTTTTGCTGGCTTCCATATTATAATGAATGATGACATGTATGTGATGTTATAA